atacgttaatcacttaagctctctatcactgcatggacttactagtggttcagtttgccgatgatactacaattctgtggcataacaaagatcaaaaagtagtcagttctctcatagtagaggaccttcacaaaactaaagagtggtgcatctgcaatcagcttgtattcaatgttgataagacttttgttttgggctttaagtgtaatgtagagggttttttgtttaatgAGCCGAGCCAGAGTCGATTTTTCGGCCTCTTCATTAATGAAAGTCTAAGGTTTGACAACaacgttttgggcctcgctgctaaactttcttctggttgttttgcagtcagggttgccaggcataaGTTGGGGGGATTCTTTGCTCCTTCAGTTTATTtggccttaatagactctcatatccgttatggggtttgtgctccaagggactccttaacataatttttactattcagaaaaaagcattaaggtatctgtgtggtgttggtctgttgatcaaatttattttattttttttattattcttgttttatgttggttctcgccttttcttttcttctttcttggttttttctttgattatataaaatatgcttctatgtacaatcaaaatcgattctgtattctgtttttgtcctgtatcctgtataaccaaataaatgcttgtattataaattctaggatcagcaagcttttagcacaagtctGTAAACTttgcaaataaagtatattttgactttgacatctAAAATAagtctgatttaaaaaaaaatcattaaaaattgtataacatTTACCAAAgaatcattaataataaaatatgaatttaatatttaacaagaagaaaaataaacttaaagtcAAAGTCTCACAAATGTAGCGTCCATTAGttaggttacatgtttcgcctTACGGCATCACCATACCTGATTCTGAGTACAataacacacaaaaaaaaaatagtgttttgAATTATGAATTCAATATAAAAGCGTCACGTGCAACCAATCCTTTCCAAGATACAATAGATTTATAGTATACAATAGAATTATAGAATACTATAGTACCAATTATTAGTtagaaatgattttattaacatttggacattatttaaaaatcctatGCAATGTAGCAAGTATTTCGTGATTGACAACATCAAACGCCTTAGTAAAATCCAATAGTACTTAACGCCGTCATATTATTGTTGTGCCACTTCGAAATCGAGATTATTTATGTGGTAGTAtcgaaaatttgttaatatgtTCTCACACTTGTATGTATATCCAAAACTTGGGAGAGAATTGATAGCACACTCATTGAAGTGACCATTATTATATGAGTAATATAGTCATACACATGAGGAATACAAAGATCAAGAAGAGTTATGTCGAGAGAGTCCTATCCAAAAGCCAAcctctttatttattaaatgatattGTACATATAGTTCTCGATCAGCTTAAAATTGAAAGAACaatcaatattattttgtttattgtaaataGTAATCTAGAGGCTTTTGATCTAAGGGAaggtttgaaataaaaacactaCACAAATTGACTAAAAcattagaaattttatttatactcttacatacaattcttttttttagcaatttctCTGGTCTATTCCCATGATTTAACTTCATACAGTATTATCTACCAAAAAAGACACATCACCTCCATGTTCTAGCTCCAATAACCcatttatataaatagtaaagAGTAGCGTACTCAGTACTGTGTCTTGTAATACTTCTACAGCTTGATCATCAAatatgttttgtaatttatgcTGATTAATAACGAAATTACAGATACGTAATTAAAGATAATTCAaagacttaaataataaataattttttaatatcttaacgTTAAGAGCAAAAATTTTTGGCTCAAAAGTCTATGACTTATATATGatatgtattattttagataaCATACAAAATgctctttataaaataaattcatttagaatagctcatttttaaataatcattttaagagTAGTTAAAGTATGAGAATAAGAACGATTTTGATtggctaaaatttaaattgtagaTCCGAGAGCACTTTTTATCGTTGGCCCGTCAAGCGTTACCGACCGAAGCGTCGACACACTCCCCGAAAAAAATGTCGCTACTAGAAATGGGCGGCAGTAAAAAACGGAAACGGGACGAATCCCCGATGGACCCTTTGGAGTGTGCTGAACTCGAGCACAACGTGCAAACGCCTTTGCCCAACTTCAAGATCAAACTTCACACTAATGTTGATAAGAGCGCCGCGGAGCGGAATAGTGCCAAGAGGAAATCGTGCGAAGCAGATCCTGGACCAAGCAAGGTCTCTGATAATTGTAGAACGGATGGTAGCAGTAAAAAGAAGTTTAGTCCGAAAAAGAAGGGCAAAAAGTGAGTTTTAATTagtgaaaaatgtaatttaattaaaaccgaTTTATTATTGACTTTTGCAGTAGGAACCAACAAAACTCTATGCACCAAGACAGCATAACGCAAGGtagaccatttttttttacttagtaTTAATAACTCTGTAAGTCGTAAACTTTGAATGAAACATTGATGGTGCGTTAGGAATGAAATCACGTTTTACTTTGTAGATCCGACTAATGACAAACCAAAAGCACCAAATAAAgcgaacaaaaataaaaacaaacgttcgaaaaataacaataaaaataagaaaccgCCAGCAAAAGAAGAGCACAATCAATCGGAGGAGTTTAACGCTTACGATTACGCGACGGTCGACTTTAAACAGTTTCAGGGTGGAGCAGGACGTGGCGAACAGAAAAAACAGTTCAATTCGAAGTTTAGGGGCAAGGTAAGTCAAACATCACATATTCACATCCGCCATTTGGTTGGTTAAAAAAGAATACAGGACAtgaaaacgtttaatttttgaactcAAATGATGCATACCCCATCAAAGCCCCTTATTCCTTTATCAGGAATTTAAATCCATAGTCCGTTTCATCCAGGTAcaactacattttttttcaaattgtagAATCGTAATCGAGGTGGTCGAGGCAGAGGACAAAAGGCCAAAGCGATGAGTTTCAAACAAGCAACAAAATAAAGGGACTTTATACTGttacaatttttgttataataaatttctatgaatatcgatttattttgttaattactATTTGATTGtgtttaattcaaataaatggGCATGTAAGCTTAAGTTGAATTTTGTTATTGTACTTCCCAAAATATAGTCTTCGAAATTCACAATCGGCAGGAGCAATAAAATGGTTTTCGGAGGAAAGAGCAAAAGGTCCAAATCTGGACAAAATCTGGGAAAAGGCGCAAACCTTATGGTTGTCCAAAAGGCTCACTTGCCCAACCTGTATACTTTGTTCATAGTTTGTCTAGAGGATGAGGGTATTGAGAACTCTCAAGGAAATTTGGGTTTTCTTAAacacctcaactgcctggaagaaaacattagtttatttattccaggcagttgaggaccAAACAAACCATCTCAACTGCTGTTCCTTAAACCAGCTTTATCTAGACTACGAAAAAGCTTTTGACAAGATACTTCTTAACAGTCTATTTTGCAAGTTGAGGCATTTTGTTGCAGTTAGAGGgtaaatattgacatttattgACGCAAATCTATAAGTAACGTTGTTCACGGTTTAGTCCTTGAACCCGTGCTATATTGCAGATCTGGATTAAATTTGACAAACTAATTGTCAACCAAATGACAGGAAGGTTTACTGTAATCCATTGACTAATTTTGACATACGAACCATAGAATCCTGCATACAGGAAAAAGCCATATCACGAATTATTTATAACATCAACAATACAGACATATCagctgtatacagggtgtgccaacaaggtgtacggctaagatagcgccttaactatacgaggtagagcaaaaagttatacagcaaagttgtagggttgacaaaaacctacgaactaaaaatatttttatgtatactgggtatgtcacaaaaaagttactataaaatatgattttttttttaaatggtacgccctgtatattatgatactaaaatgtgaggcaaaaagagtagtttactttggtataacgtttttaaaatttctgtgcggcgttgcaacgtaattaattttttttatgttaatttttgccttttagagggttcgtttaaaaaatcataattaacttaaaatttattctgcgcttatgaaacttgtaccacagttagtctagggtacctcctctagactgactatgataatttgtaattttttaatacagggtgtttttaaagaactttcaaacttgctgaaattaaatacgcaatatctcaaatttttcaaatggaacaccctgtatatttttatctaattaagtttgtccctcaaataccttcattttttatttaatatgtcctatagctaaaccaagtactttttgagatattttaacttttctgtaaaatactatgcataaaacgggtattctttaagttttgatcaagattgcttagaaacattggtttaaacgtcaaataataattgtcagattattagttttatgacagcagtagacaagatcaatgttttttcttcaaaaaccattttagaaattattatcagtgagttagttaatcgatttttaatttttattgttcattttgtaatcaatatgaatttgttgatatgatatatgCCTTTGGAGCTGCTGAAAGAGATAGCCTTTTGGCATCTAGAATTTATGCGCAACTTTATCCTGAAAGTAGACATCCCTAAGCACAagtgtttcaaaaactaaaagaaagattAGGAACAGGAAGtgaaatttgtgaaaaacaGGAACGGGTGAAGCCAGTTACAAATGAGGAAAACAGGATGACAGTAGCTTTAACTATCGTTGAAGATCCTCATAAAAGCGTTAGGCAGCTTGCTAAAGAATTACCCTTTAGTGCAACATCAATATCTCGCATGCTTCGAAGCgaaaaattccatccttaccatattcaattaattaaattattattattttttctattccaggcagttcaggaTTAAGATGCTTTACTgtctaaaagaaaacataattattttttctttcaactgcctggaagaaaatattaatttatctaTTCCAGGCAGCTAAGAACTTAACCAGatataatattttccaaatactgTTTACACACCTTAAAGGAACCTTTTGAAATACTATTAAACAACATTGTTGAAACGGATGTCCAGAGCCAAGAAAGCAAACATTGCTTTAACAAACTTTTTCCTCTAGATATTGTTCCAGGCTATTAAGACacttggagtgcctggaataattttttgtattctttgACAGTTCTTCCATGCAATGGACCCCTTTCAGGAATggctggaatatttttttatgtactcAGCTTACTACAGGTTTATATTAATAagactataattttttttccaagaaaaccgTACATTTCCCAGCAATTTAAGGTGGCCGCTATGGAGAGTAacattcaaatttggcgccgtATGCATGATTTAACCCTTATTGCGCTGGATAGATGGCTCTGCTGTTAAACACTTTTATTTGTACAGGCTTTTCTATGAGACAATTGACGATtatgttgtcttttttttttaaatagaaaaattatttactttgaaccttctaaaaacataaattttgttaaatgaaaTGTTTCGGAATAGGTTTCGTCAATGCAGTAATAGATTCATGAGTTTTTTATcctaaaaaactgattttctaCATAACATGAttgatcatttttaaattaatattttttttaaaggttttgaCCTTATTTTGCCACTGTGTCTCGGATATAGTGCCTGAAAACTTTAAGTATTTTGATTCTCCTTCCAGGTAATTGAGACATTTGGAGTACCTGGAATAGTATGTCCTCTAATGGTTCTTCCAAACATACTTTGATAATTCTTCCatacattttttcaaagaaaaccGTACATTTCACAGCAATTTAAGGTGTCCGCTATGGAGAGTAacattcaaatttggcgccgtATGCGTGATTTAACTTCTATTGCACCCGATAGATAACGCTGCtactaaacattttataattctgTCTTGTTTTAAGAGAAAACGTTGCAAACTATAAataactgttttatttaattttttcaaatttatttggaagTTAGGAGAGAAAGAGGAATTAAATAAGCCGTAGCCATATAGAACTTTTTTCATCTCGAGTTAGAGAGGCTTAAATATGTTTGTAGTTAAAACGAAAATTATGGATATTGAAAATGTCGACATCCTTAGAGGTTAcactgaatttaaatttttgctttattcAAATAATCTAGTTCGTCATTGAACAAATTCTAAATTGCAACAGAAAACGCTGTGTGAGTGATGAGCTTTACACTTGGAATAAGTACTTTGATGGTTCTTTCGGGCATTTGAGCCATTTAGAGTGTCCGGAGTATTTTTGTATGCACTTGCCATTATAATCTTTTGAAATATAAGGCAAGCCCAAACTTCTTATAATTAGTGCAACGTGAAACCAAGTTGACTCATTAGCATCTCCAAGCTCTTTGGCTTTTGATTACTTCTGAGTATCCTAGATTGCCTTTCAATAATTAATGTCCTGAAAAATTCATCTGTTGTTAGTCACAAGCTTGGAGCAcgataatatttgttttttttttgcaaaatgagctgcCTAACTTAGTCAGAAGCTTGTCACAAGTCACAAAAGATTGCATCGGAAGTTCTCCCATTATCAGTAGACAACTTATGGAAAAATAGCTTTAGTACCTTTATAGAGAACTTTGActcattcaactgcctggaagaaaacattattttttttctataccaAATTGGTGATCAAAGAGAAAACATAATttccttatgaaaaaaaaaattattgatctattccaagcagttgctgagaaataaaatgtaatttatatgGATAaaccttcaactgcctggacaaaaacGTTGTTcaatctattccaggcagttgaggaccAAACCAGCTCAACTGCTGTTCCTGCAGGTCAATTAAACCTCTACCATCCGacttaattatgtttttattttataattcttaacaTGGTGCACTTACATACTTAATGAAACTATTTTAGATGCTTAGGTAACTGTTGCCTCCAAAACTCCTGCCGCGTATTCAAATAATCAACGGTCTCCTGGATGCACTTCCTGATACTATCGTCGTTCTccttaaatttacaatttatatcCGGATTGTTTATCAAATCATCCAGATAATCCTTATCGGCTGCCAGTTCTCTCAACAATTTACTCGGCTTCGATTTCCCTTTTACCCCCGAGGGAGTCGACCTTCGATTTGATGAAGCAGGAGTCACCCTGGTACTCGTCTCTTTTGAATGACGTCCGCCCTTAGAGGAACTTGCACGTTTCGAAGACATAAACGACCCAATGGCGTTCTCGATCGCCTGCTGACTCTTTTGCACCCCCATTTTGAAACTGTGATGGTCCGGCCTAATGTGGAGGCCTCGATGGTAGTACATCAAGGCGTGCTCGAAGTCCCCCAGATAGTATAGAGCCTCCGCTTTTTGGAAGATCGCTTTGATGAAGGTTTTGTCCACTTGTAGGGCCGTTTCGGCATCCCTTAGGGCGTTCTCGGGTTGCCCCAGTAGGATGTAACATTTACTTCGGGCGACCAGGGAGTTTTTTTCGCTCGGGTTTAGTTCCAGGGCCTGGAAGAGAGTGAAAAAGTTAATCATTTATGTAGGCGttaaaatacagggtgaaaGAAATTGGACGTCAATATTTTAAACGCGATGATTCAGAATAACGTTAGAATTTCCAGGCGCCAAAAACGTTTtcgttatatacagggtgttaaagatGAAGAGGTGATGGCgattttttgtcaatattttcgaaacacattttttgtttttgttttcgtaaTTTGGGCTACacaatttgatatttatatataaaattataaatcgaaatttaaataagcagtgtcattaaattaaatattgaatatatacttaaaaaaaaacattgcaaaagtattgtttttttatcaatataacccttacccccccacccaccccacacaacttaccagtaaaaaattgtcttcaaaaatcaatgttttccaaaataatacctATGAATAACATAACCTGGttttattgttaatatctaatgtAATAACATGgtttgtttatttcaatttgatatgtatattaataatatttaatacaaaaacagtgcttctagattggatattatggacgaaaaacggtgatttttcaaaagaatttcttactgggaaaatatttggggtgggtgggggggtaaggtttgtgttaatg
This sequence is a window from Anthonomus grandis grandis chromosome 1 unlocalized genomic scaffold, icAntGran1.3 Chromosome55, whole genome shotgun sequence. Protein-coding genes within it:
- the LOC126749419 gene encoding outer dynein arm-docking complex subunit 4-like, producing MDDLSKFSAENRLNITREAELLQSFVRVNVKDDSNEEENRSEEALGRETSPEVENRFRQAPMSAETSRKLSKQITEDVQKRKGKRRRKKTAIRQEEVYCDKDRAAAVNMGSKDIKQSLKIKRKEERSKILQIPEEAEPGNFLALGNYGMCRGDLQIAIDFMSKALELNPSEKNSLVARSKCYILLGQPENALRDAETALQVDKTFIKAIFQKAEALYYLGDFEHALMYYHRGLHIRPDHHSFKMGVQKSQQAIENAIGSFMSSKRASSSKGGRHSKETSTRVTPASSNRRSTPSGVKGKSKPSKLLRELAADKDYLDDLINNPDINCKFKENDDSIRKCIQETVDYLNTRQEFWRQQLPKHLK